From Chelatococcus sp. YT9, a single genomic window includes:
- a CDS encoding cytochrome b — protein sequence MKHRSRSATSHWSLQGRILHWVMAVLLVGLVVLGLAMSRLHTDLGTSFALYQAHKSYGLLALVLVLWRIVWRLSASPPPPQVMRPAEWWISRLVHLMFYGLMLALPLTGWLMASASPLRLPTRPFGFFTMPDLVATDAALFMVLRFIHAVLAYSLVALLVLHVAGALKHRFIDHDETLGRMGF from the coding sequence ATGAAGCACCGGTCGAGATCCGCCACTTCTCATTGGAGCCTGCAGGGCCGCATCTTGCATTGGGTCATGGCCGTGCTTCTCGTCGGCCTGGTGGTGCTTGGCTTGGCCATGAGCCGCCTTCATACCGATCTCGGCACCTCCTTCGCCCTCTATCAGGCCCACAAATCCTATGGGCTTCTCGCCCTTGTGCTGGTGTTATGGCGCATCGTTTGGCGGCTTAGCGCATCACCGCCGCCACCGCAGGTGATGCGGCCAGCCGAGTGGTGGATATCCCGGCTGGTCCACCTCATGTTCTACGGCCTTATGCTGGCCCTGCCGCTGACCGGTTGGCTCATGGCTTCGGCATCGCCGCTGCGATTGCCCACCCGTCCTTTCGGGTTCTTCACGATGCCTGACCTTGTGGCGACTGATGCCGCCCTCTTCATGGTGTTGCGTTTCATTCACGCGGTACTTGCCTACAGCCTCGTTGCCCTGCTCGTCCTACATGTCGCCGGCGCCTTGAAGCACCGCTTCATAGACCATGACGAGACCTTGGGGCGTATGGGGTTTTGA
- a CDS encoding HAMP domain-containing sensor histidine kinase: MEGSRSQLQPILGAEGAARPLSGGGSAPLFGLSARLLILTVLFVMIAEVLIYGPSIASFRVSWLNDRLSTAQVAGLVLEATPEGGINPAFEQKLLASVGAQAIAVKVGGARHLVALADTPAEVAETIDLREPDWPTLIVDAFRALLETNDQPVRVIGPGMGAAAFVEMIIDPRPLRSAMLDFSRRILLVSLIISAITAGLVYLALHWLIVRPVRRLSANVAAFAAAPEDASRIIVPSARADEIGIAERALAEMEHSLADVLRQKRHLAALGLAVSKINHDLRNMLTSAQLLSDRLVQVADPATARFAPRLVTTLGRAIDFCQATLAYGGAAEPLPQRRRAPAAQLFSDLRDLLDVGDDLDFVLDIQPDLVIDADAEQMSRVLLNLCRNALQAMEQQPPVGEPRRLVVTARRDSDSPNAVTIDIIDNGPGVAEKARGKLFEAFQGTTRVGGSGLGLAIAAELVHLHGGDITLEPSEKGAHFRIVIPDRSA; this comes from the coding sequence ATGGAGGGCTCCCGATCCCAACTTCAGCCAATTCTCGGAGCTGAGGGCGCGGCGCGGCCTCTATCCGGTGGCGGTTCTGCGCCCTTGTTCGGGCTTTCGGCGCGCCTCCTGATCCTGACTGTGCTCTTCGTCATGATTGCCGAAGTGCTGATCTACGGGCCTTCGATCGCGAGTTTCCGCGTGTCGTGGCTCAACGACAGGCTGTCCACCGCCCAGGTTGCCGGTCTCGTTCTGGAGGCGACGCCAGAGGGCGGAATCAACCCTGCCTTCGAGCAGAAGCTTCTCGCGAGCGTGGGCGCGCAGGCCATTGCCGTGAAGGTGGGAGGTGCCCGCCATCTGGTCGCGCTTGCCGATACGCCGGCCGAAGTCGCCGAGACCATCGATTTGCGCGAGCCTGACTGGCCGACGCTGATCGTCGACGCGTTCCGCGCATTGCTGGAGACCAACGACCAGCCGGTGCGGGTTATCGGACCCGGCATGGGCGCCGCCGCCTTCGTTGAAATGATCATTGATCCGCGGCCACTCCGGTCAGCGATGCTCGATTTTTCGCGCCGCATTCTCCTCGTGTCTCTGATCATCTCGGCGATTACGGCCGGATTGGTCTACCTCGCCCTGCACTGGTTGATCGTTCGCCCCGTGCGGCGCCTCTCCGCGAATGTCGCGGCGTTCGCTGCCGCGCCGGAGGACGCAAGCCGGATCATCGTCCCCTCGGCGCGTGCCGACGAGATCGGCATTGCCGAGCGGGCGCTCGCGGAGATGGAGCACAGCCTGGCGGATGTCCTGCGCCAGAAGCGGCACCTCGCCGCGCTCGGCCTCGCCGTCAGCAAGATCAACCACGACCTGCGCAACATGCTGACCTCGGCGCAGCTTCTGTCAGATCGTCTTGTGCAGGTTGCGGATCCGGCAACGGCGCGGTTTGCGCCACGGCTCGTAACCACGCTGGGACGCGCCATCGATTTCTGCCAGGCGACGCTCGCCTATGGTGGCGCCGCGGAGCCCTTGCCCCAGCGCCGGCGAGCGCCAGCGGCGCAGCTTTTTTCGGATCTGCGGGATCTCCTCGATGTCGGCGACGATCTTGACTTCGTGCTGGATATCCAGCCGGATCTCGTCATCGACGCGGATGCCGAGCAGATGTCACGGGTGCTGCTCAACCTCTGCCGGAACGCGCTGCAGGCGATGGAGCAGCAACCGCCTGTCGGTGAACCGCGCCGCCTCGTCGTGACAGCCCGGCGCGACAGTGACAGTCCCAACGCGGTCACTATCGATATTATCGACAACGGGCCTGGCGTCGCCGAGAAGGCTCGAGGCAAGCTGTTCGAGGCCTTCCAGGGCACAACGCGGGTGGGCGGGTCGGGTCTTGGTCTCGCCATCGCAGCCGAACTTGTCCATCTTCACGGCGGAGACATAACGCTCGAACCTTCGGAGAAGGGCGCCCATTTCCGCATCGTCATACCGGATCGCTCTGCCTGA
- the yihA gene encoding ribosome biogenesis GTP-binding protein YihA/YsxC — protein sequence MTIATSSTDAILLETGRKLFAGPADFVWAAAARDSLPPLGGLEIAFAGRSNVGKSSLVNALTGRKTLARTSHTPGRTQQLNFFAIGAGPAFTLVDMPGYGYAAAGKEKVAAWTRMIRSYLKGRSTLGRVYVLIDARHGIKDIDAEVLDMLDVAAVSYQIVLTKADELTAAALAARLEATQAAIAKRPAAFPGIAPTSSRSGKGIPELRQAIADLVAERSNHG from the coding sequence ATGACCATTGCGACATCCAGCACCGACGCCATCTTGCTCGAGACAGGGCGGAAGCTCTTTGCGGGGCCGGCGGATTTCGTCTGGGCCGCCGCCGCGCGAGACAGCTTGCCTCCTCTCGGGGGGCTCGAGATCGCCTTCGCAGGGCGTTCCAACGTGGGCAAGTCCAGCCTCGTCAATGCATTGACGGGCCGCAAGACCTTGGCGCGCACCTCCCACACGCCGGGGCGCACGCAGCAGCTGAATTTCTTCGCCATCGGTGCGGGGCCGGCTTTTACCCTGGTCGATATGCCGGGCTACGGCTATGCGGCTGCCGGCAAGGAGAAGGTTGCGGCCTGGACGCGCATGATCCGCAGCTATCTCAAGGGGCGCTCCACGCTGGGGCGTGTCTATGTGCTGATCGACGCGCGACATGGCATCAAGGACATTGATGCTGAAGTTCTCGACATGCTCGATGTGGCGGCGGTCTCCTACCAGATCGTCCTGACGAAGGCCGATGAACTCACGGCAGCGGCGCTCGCTGCGCGCCTGGAGGCGACACAGGCGGCCATCGCAAAGCGCCCGGCCGCGTTCCCGGGCATAGCCCCGACCTCGAGCCGTAGCGGCAAGGGTATCCCGGAGCTGCGGCAAGCTATCGCCGATCTCGTCGCCGAGCGGAGCAACCATGGCTGA
- the yidC gene encoding membrane protein insertase YidC — MIGDNKNLILAIVLSIVVLTGWNYFFGMPKVDQQRQAATQTQQSAAPGQPSSTAPQPGVAGEAGSAQTVPGQTGAATAPVSREAALARSPRVVIDTPKIAGSIALRGGRIDDVSLRAYHETVNPKSPNIILLSPSGSPHPYYAEFGWVGSGEGVPALPNSETLWTAPEGARLTPQTPVTLTYDNGQGVRFLRTIAVDDNAMFTITDSVENTGTTPMTLHPYGLISRHGLPQTQNFYILHEGLVGVLGDKGLQEVSYSKLAKEPALPGGGTGLQFPDVTGGFAGITDKYWATALIPNQKQAYTGRFSERQFNNQPTYQADVLSGPLTVAPGASVQTTMHLFAGAKEVAAIQGYENTLGIKGFDLLIDWGWFYFITKPMFWLLDFFYKLFGNFGIAIITVTVLVKLAFFPLANKSYASMAKMKAVQPEMTAIRERFADDKMKQQQALMELYKKEKINPIAGCWPMLIQIPVFFALYKVLFITIEMRHAPFFGWIHDLAAPDPTTIFNLFGLIPWDPSTVPVLGHFLMLGAWPIIMGITMFIQMKMNPTPPDPVQQMMFSWMPVIFTFMLASFPAGLVIYWSWNNLLSVLQQGWIMRKNGVKIELWDNLRSMFMKKAKA, encoded by the coding sequence ATGATCGGCGACAACAAGAACCTGATCCTCGCCATAGTGCTCTCGATCGTGGTGCTGACGGGCTGGAACTATTTCTTCGGCATGCCGAAGGTGGATCAGCAGCGGCAGGCTGCCACCCAGACCCAACAGAGTGCCGCCCCGGGGCAGCCGTCGAGCACCGCGCCACAGCCGGGCGTGGCCGGTGAGGCCGGCTCCGCGCAGACAGTGCCGGGACAGACCGGCGCCGCAACTGCGCCGGTCAGCCGTGAGGCAGCCCTCGCGCGCAGCCCCCGTGTCGTCATCGATACCCCGAAGATCGCGGGCTCGATTGCCCTGAGGGGTGGCCGCATCGACGACGTCTCGCTGAGGGCTTATCACGAGACGGTCAATCCCAAGAGCCCGAACATCATTCTCCTGTCACCCTCAGGCAGCCCGCATCCCTATTACGCGGAGTTCGGCTGGGTCGGCAGTGGCGAGGGCGTGCCGGCATTGCCCAATTCGGAGACGCTCTGGACCGCGCCGGAGGGCGCACGGTTGACGCCACAGACACCCGTCACGCTGACCTATGACAATGGGCAAGGCGTCAGGTTCCTGCGCACCATCGCGGTCGATGACAACGCAATGTTCACCATCACGGATAGCGTGGAGAACACGGGCACGACGCCCATGACGCTTCACCCCTATGGCCTCATCTCGCGCCACGGCCTGCCGCAGACACAGAATTTCTACATTCTGCATGAAGGCCTTGTCGGTGTGCTTGGCGACAAGGGCTTGCAGGAAGTCAGCTATTCGAAGCTCGCCAAGGAGCCGGCCCTCCCGGGCGGCGGAACGGGCCTCCAGTTCCCGGATGTCACGGGCGGCTTTGCGGGCATTACCGACAAATACTGGGCGACTGCGCTCATTCCTAACCAGAAACAGGCCTATACCGGTCGTTTCTCCGAGCGCCAGTTCAACAATCAGCCGACCTATCAGGCCGACGTGCTCTCGGGGCCGCTGACCGTCGCGCCCGGCGCCTCGGTGCAGACGACAATGCATCTCTTCGCGGGCGCGAAGGAAGTCGCCGCGATCCAGGGATACGAGAACACCCTGGGCATCAAGGGCTTCGACCTGCTGATCGATTGGGGATGGTTCTATTTCATCACCAAGCCGATGTTCTGGCTGCTGGACTTCTTCTACAAGCTCTTCGGCAATTTCGGCATTGCCATCATCACCGTGACGGTGCTGGTGAAGCTCGCCTTCTTCCCGCTGGCCAACAAGTCCTATGCCTCCATGGCCAAGATGAAGGCCGTCCAACCGGAAATGACAGCCATCCGCGAGCGTTTCGCCGATGACAAGATGAAGCAGCAGCAAGCGCTGATGGAGCTGTACAAGAAGGAGAAGATCAATCCGATCGCCGGCTGCTGGCCGATGCTGATCCAGATCCCGGTCTTCTTCGCGCTCTACAAGGTGCTCTTCATCACCATCGAGATGCGGCATGCACCGTTCTTCGGCTGGATCCACGACCTTGCCGCGCCGGATCCGACGACGATCTTCAACCTGTTCGGGCTGATCCCGTGGGATCCCTCGACAGTGCCGGTGCTGGGTCACTTCCTGATGCTCGGCGCCTGGCCGATCATCATGGGCATCACGATGTTCATCCAGATGAAGATGAACCCGACGCCGCCCGACCCTGTCCAGCAGATGATGTTCTCCTGGATGCCGGTGATCTTCACCTTCATGTTGGCCTCGTTCCCGGCCGGTCTCGTCATCTACTGGTCGTGGAACAACCTGTTGTCCGTGCTCCAGCAGGGCTGGATCATGCGCAAGAACGGTGTGAAGATCGAGCTATGGGACAATCTACGTTCCATGTTCATGAAGAAGGCCAAGGCCTGA
- a CDS encoding YceI family protein, with product MRIKPLLLLLIMLAPSAALTQSAFRIDPARTTISFVIDAVGFPQTRGVFRQFSGRLVLDFNRPSRSRVSFNVVAASLDTGSRGLDDYIRAPGFLDVMRHPTISFASTNVEKRDEQTAVVTGDLTMLGVTRPVVFTVGVARDAGRSRAVVDFVAKGVVQRSQFGMINGQPLVSDDVTITVSTEASQE from the coding sequence ATGCGCATCAAGCCGTTGCTGCTTCTCCTCATCATGCTGGCGCCCTCCGCCGCGCTGACGCAATCGGCGTTCCGGATCGACCCAGCGCGCACCACCATTTCCTTTGTGATCGATGCCGTTGGCTTTCCTCAGACACGAGGCGTTTTTCGCCAGTTCTCAGGCCGCCTCGTGCTGGATTTCAACCGGCCGTCCCGCAGCCGCGTATCCTTCAATGTGGTGGCAGCGTCCCTCGACACCGGATCGCGTGGTCTCGACGACTACATTCGCGCGCCCGGCTTCCTCGATGTCATGCGTCATCCCACGATCTCTTTCGCGTCCACGAATGTGGAGAAACGCGACGAACAAACGGCCGTGGTCACGGGCGATCTGACGATGCTCGGCGTGACAAGGCCGGTGGTATTCACCGTCGGAGTTGCAAGGGACGCCGGCCGTTCCCGCGCAGTGGTCGATTTTGTGGCGAAAGGCGTGGTGCAACGCTCTCAGTTCGGGATGATCAATGGCCAGCCGCTCGTTTCCGATGATGTGACGATTACCGTCTCGACCGAGGCGTCACAGGAATGA
- a CDS encoding NAD(P)/FAD-dependent oxidoreductase — MAEILRPDLCVVGAGPGGFTAAATAALFGAPVVLVANQTLDGPWRSAGAAASAALSYAGAHVRAARDSAFVGMGPGAGRINHPRVHAHVQRVVAASVAEESPYRLAALGVRILQEEARFIDGRSLRVGETTVMPRRFLIATGSEPVIPDIPGLADIDVLTDDSILDTTHHPERLVIIGAGRTGVTLAQAQRRLGAEVTLIDRGPALRREDPEIAAFALAALRREGITIHEHATVKRVEATRDALSVEITTEGDGEIVIGASHVCAAVGRRPTFGTLDLQSAGIATTEAGIALRRGHATSNRRVYALGLASGEGTDSHFAAHLAKDEARRIVRGILFRAAPAAPAVPRLTMTDPEIASVGLSEAEARIQHREVRILRAPFAQNERAEADRVASGEIKVVLNRRGRILGCAIVGPAAGELIVPWALALAERLTIAQFSRLEMPTSTYSAVSREAALSFYGPQTRSRWVKGMVRFLRSFG; from the coding sequence ATGGCTGAGATCCTGCGCCCCGACCTCTGCGTGGTCGGCGCCGGACCGGGGGGCTTCACGGCGGCCGCGACCGCCGCGCTATTCGGCGCGCCCGTGGTGCTCGTTGCCAATCAGACGTTGGATGGCCCCTGGCGCAGCGCAGGGGCGGCTGCGTCCGCCGCGCTGTCCTACGCGGGCGCGCATGTGCGGGCGGCGCGCGATTCTGCCTTCGTCGGCATGGGGCCTGGGGCGGGGCGGATCAACCATCCCCGTGTCCATGCCCATGTGCAGCGGGTTGTCGCCGCGTCCGTGGCCGAAGAGTCCCCCTACCGCCTTGCCGCGCTTGGCGTACGCATCCTGCAGGAGGAGGCCCGCTTCATCGACGGGCGGAGCCTGCGCGTGGGCGAGACCACGGTGATGCCGCGTCGTTTCCTGATCGCCACCGGCTCCGAACCCGTCATCCCGGACATTCCCGGGCTCGCCGATATCGATGTTCTCACCGATGACAGCATCCTCGACACAACCCACCATCCTGAGCGCCTCGTCATCATCGGCGCGGGCCGCACGGGTGTGACGCTGGCGCAGGCGCAACGGCGGCTGGGCGCCGAGGTGACGCTGATCGATCGTGGTCCGGCACTGCGCCGCGAGGATCCGGAGATCGCGGCCTTTGCTCTTGCCGCGCTGCGGCGCGAAGGTATCACGATCCACGAGCATGCCACGGTGAAGCGTGTGGAGGCGACCCGCGACGCCCTCAGTGTGGAGATCACCACCGAGGGGGATGGCGAAATCGTCATCGGGGCGAGCCATGTCTGCGCAGCCGTGGGGCGCAGACCGACGTTCGGGACACTGGATCTTCAATCCGCCGGCATCGCCACCACGGAGGCCGGGATCGCGCTGCGGCGCGGCCACGCGACGAGTAATCGCCGCGTTTATGCTCTGGGGCTGGCGTCGGGTGAAGGCACGGACAGTCATTTCGCGGCTCATCTCGCCAAGGACGAGGCGCGCCGAATCGTTCGCGGTATCCTCTTTCGCGCGGCACCTGCCGCCCCCGCCGTTCCTCGTCTTACCATGACAGACCCGGAGATCGCCTCGGTCGGCCTGAGCGAGGCCGAGGCGCGCATCCAGCATCGCGAAGTGCGCATCCTGCGCGCGCCTTTTGCCCAGAACGAGCGCGCCGAGGCGGATCGCGTGGCATCGGGTGAGATCAAGGTGGTGTTGAACAGGCGCGGCCGCATACTTGGATGCGCGATCGTTGGGCCTGCGGCCGGGGAACTCATCGTCCCCTGGGCACTTGCCTTAGCGGAAAGGTTGACGATCGCGCAGTTTTCTCGGCTGGAAATGCCCACATCGACCTATTCCGCTGTTTCGCGGGAAGCGGCCTTGAGCTTCTATGGACCGCAGACGCGGAGCCGATGGGTGAAGGGCATGGTACGTTTCCTGCGATCTTTTGGTTGA